The following coding sequences are from one Pecten maximus unplaced genomic scaffold, xPecMax1.1, whole genome shotgun sequence window:
- the LOC117318866 gene encoding uncharacterized protein LOC117318866 — MKSFTRKQAVRKAPTTDWSSRNSAIGPRKQPSLSAKEKSSSYIDQFVANGNIHELLVHCDKLRMPLPSSPQRMAFTAQQSATLSFFLKYSERYSKEQEECSDELLKWYMENRAQLHLKHPPIAVMLASAVLMAVLKDDMELSSVYATLNNTPYQTDSKSATFKIPKHQFSVGSVTLNPSDMQTLLPGKWLNDQIIHAYLGLLNSNTTYVLPSFIAVHWEAGNFNWIYPQIPLHRYYQVLVPICHQHHWFLLVAEMRTGIVTVLDPLPNSQRADRFVGHWRKFMETRERVLKEAATRWTLGRNKSSRQDDGSSCGVFLLMNADAVVSQNPPTVMRQCHVMAYRKHIIDQLLKFAKPIRNNCDLLFCNSSGKQMFRCTKCNRMCHKACLGVCEGADVSTCILCV, encoded by the exons ATGAAGAGTTTTACCAGAAAACAAGCAGTAAGAAAAGCACCCACTACGGACTGGTCTTCAAGAAACTCTGCAATAGGCCCAAGGAAGCAACCAAGCCTTTCAGCGAAAGAAAAATCGAGCAGTTACATTGACCAGTTTGTAGCTAATGGCAACATTCATGAATTGTTAGTTCATTGTGATAAACTCAGGATGCCATTGCCATCAAGTCCCCAGAGAATGGCATTTACTGCCCAGCAATCAGCAACATTGTCATTCTTCCTGAAATATAGTGAAAGGTATTCAAAAGAGCAAGAAGAGTGCAGTGATGAACTCCTGAAATGGTACATGGAAAACAGAGCTCAATTGCATCTGAAACATCCACCAATTGCTGTGATGCTGGCGTCAGCTGTGTTGATGGCAGTTCTTAAAGATGATATGGAGTTGTCATCAGTCTATGCAACATTGAACAATACACCGTACCAGACAGACTCCAAGTCAGCCACCTTTAAAATTCCAAAACATCAGTTTTCTGTTGGGAGCGTCACTTTAAATCCCTCTGATATGCAGACACTCCTGCCTGGGAAGTGGTTAAATGACCAG ATCATCCACGCCTATTTGGGTCTGTTAAACAGCAACACAACTTATGTCCTTCCAAGTTTCATTGCGGTTCACTGGGAGGCTGGAAATTTCAACTGGATTTACCCCCAG ATCCCACTTCACCGCTACTATCAGGTGCTTGTTCCAATATGCCACCAGCACCATTGGTTTTTGCTTGTTGCTGAAATGAGGACTGGAATTGTTACAGTTTTAGACCCTCTACCCAACAGCCAAAGGGCGGACAGATTTGTGGGTCATTGGAG AAAATTCATGGAGACGAGAGAACGAGTCTTGAAGGAAGCTGCAACAAGGTGGACATTAGGAAGGAATAAGTCATCTAGACAGGATGATGGTAGTTCATGTGGAGTGTTCCTACTAATG aATGCTGATGCTGTAGTATCACAAAACCCACCGACTGTGATGAGGCAATGCCATGTGATGGCTTACAGAAAACACATTATTGACCAACTGCTCAAGTTTGCCAAACCTATCAGAAACAATTGTGACCTTCTGTTCTGCAATTCAAGTGGGAAACAGATGTTTCGGTGTACCAAATGCAACAGAATGTGTCACAAGGCATGTCTTGGAGTGTGTGAAGGAGCTGATGTAAGCAcctgtattttgtgtgtttga